One stretch of Centroberyx gerrardi isolate f3 chromosome 13, fCenGer3.hap1.cur.20231027, whole genome shotgun sequence DNA includes these proteins:
- the acot11a gene encoding acyl-coenzyme A thioesterase 11, producing the protein MSFRPQDDLEEEEEEEESANPTEVKMSQIVMPCHSNHRQELSVGQLLKWIDSTACLSAERHAGSSCVTASMDDIHFEHTISVGQVVNIKAKVNRAFNTSMEVGIVVSCEDLFSDRHWRVCHAYATFVTQRTHTGNKVLLKPSVPHTQAEQVEYSVAAERRRVRMVHDDIIKDLLSDRSFQQADSLAVDNAVAAEKTKVESVELVLPPHANHQVNTFGGQIMAWMVNVATIAASRLCQAHPTLRTIDMFTFRGPSQVGDRLLLRAIVNNAFKNSMEVGVRAEAYHGDGPNRHINSAFMTFEVLDDHGTPCTLPRIRPEALEGRRRFEEAIARKKIRLDRKYIISCKQTEVPLSVPCDPRNQVYLSYNNISALKMLAAKKNWLLSSEKDKVHLYTLEQKSTLSIRVEAEVDVPAHRAFCLLSELRNRTNWDTHYQKCELIRPVDDDDFLYRVVTPSVSRGGGTTPTSPKTLQDFILLASRRRPCGSGDPYVIALRSVSLPTHPPTEGFNRGEVLCAGFTILETRNNTSLISYYNQASPEVLPYISTDIAGLSSSFYHTFCACSQYLARNRLQPAPEEQTDQYPAENREDPTCDNVTDSLSLALHNTQL; encoded by the exons ATGAGTTTCCGACCTCAGGATGatctggaggaagaggaggaggaggaggagagtgccAATCCGACAGAGGTGAAGATGAGTCAGATCGTGATGCCCTGCCACAGCAACCACCGGCAGGAGCTCAGTGTGGGACAGCTGCTCAAGTGGATCGATTCCACCGCCTGCCTCTCcg CTGagaggcatgctgggagttCCTGTGTCACGGCCTCTATGGATGACATCCACTTTGAACACACCATCAG tgtgGGTCAGGTGGTGAATATCAAGGCAAAGGTCAACAGAGCCTTTAACACCAGTATGGAG GTGGGCATAGTGGTGAGCTGTGAGGACTTGTTCTCTGACCGCCACTGGAGGGTTTGTCACGCCTACGCCACCTTTGTTACCCAGCGCACACACACCGGAAACAAG gtcCTGTTAAAGCCCAGCGTACCTCACACTCAGGCAGAGCAGGTTGAATACAGCGTGGCGGCCGAGAGACGGAGGGTGAGGATGGTGcacgatgacatcatcaaggaTCTGCTCTCTGATAGGTCCTTCCAGCAAG ctgaCAGCTTGGCAGTAGACAATGCGGTGGCAGCAGAGAAGACCAAGGTGGAGAGTGTTGAACTGGTTCTACCCCCCCATGCTAACCATCAG GTGAATACATTTGGAGGGCAGATCATGGCCTGGATGGTGAATGTGGCGACTATCGCTGCCAg tCGTCTGTGCCAGGCTCACCCCACTCTTCGGACCATCGACATGTTCACCTTCAGAGGGCCATCTCAGGTTGGAGATAGGCTGCTGCTGAGGGCCATAGTCAACAACGCCTTCAAAAACAG tatGGAGGTGGGGGTGCGTGCAGAGGCCTACCACGGGGACGGGCCTAACCGACACATAAACTCCGCCTTCATGACCTTCGAGGTGCTGGACGACCACGGAACGCCGTGCACGTTACCACGGATACGACCCGAAGCCCTG gaagggaggaggaggtttgAAGAGGCCATAGCCAGGAAGAAGATCCGATTGGACAG aaaGTACATCATTTCCTGCAAGCAGACTGAGGTCCCTCTGTCTGTACCCTGCGACCCCAGGAACCAG gtgtaTCTCAGCTATAACAACATCTCAGCTCTGAAGATGCTGGCTGCTAAAAAGAACTGGCTCCTCAGCTCTGAGAAAGACAAG GTCCATCTTTACACCCTGGAGCAGAAGTCCACGTTGAGCATCCGGGTGGAAGCAGAGGTGGATGTTCCCGCCCACAGAGCCTTCTGTCTGCTTTCCGAGCTGCGCAACCGAACCAACTGGGACACACATTATCA GAAATGTGAGCTGATTCGACCGGTGGATGACGACGACTTCCTGTATCGCGTAGTGACCCCGTCGGTGAGTCGCGGGGGGGGCACAACTCCAACCTCGCCCAAGACTCTCCAGGACTTCATCCTGTTGGCCTCCAGGAGGAGGCCGTGTGGCAGCGG TGACCCGTACGTCATTGCGCTGCGTTCAGTGTCcctacccacccacccacccactgaAGGATTTAACAGAGGAGAGGTTCTGTGTGCTGGATTTACCATACTGGAAACCAGGAACAACACCTCACTG ATCAGTTACTATAACCAGGCGTCTCCAGAGGTTCTGCCCTACATCTCCACAGACATCGccggcctctcctcctccttctaccACACCTTCTGCGCCTGTAGCCAATACCTGGCCAGGAACAGACTACAGCCCGCCCCCGAGGAGCAAACCGACCAATACCCggcagagaacagagaagatCCCACCTGCGACAACGTAACTGACAGTCTGTCACTCGCCCTTCACAACACCCAACTGTAG
- the fam151a gene encoding protein FAM151A: MIHGGPEEKQNRAKQPDCEDSDSEKEREQRVYLGCLTREQLVMMCVAAGLAVLLIVITVTAVVVTNKSGSSGPLLSFPTGGDMLDFLVQTGDISRADGLLATWYHRANNKSEMNKALASDVMILEADVTVEGFGTANQKPVPIMAHPPDIYSDNTLDQWLEAVLDSSKGMKLDFKSLASVGPSLDLLDKKNRSRGINRPVWLNADILRGPNMPDFLPPVNGTRFLQLIQEKFPDVTLSPGWKVAYAPPIFTDTYTRSMVEEMYEMVKDVHQQVTFPTHALLVRSGWQHLSWLLSQSPRFSLTLWQGSIHPSVDDLLFVRDNSHPARVYYDIYEPTLSAFKQAARQRGRLRRFYPGGDLMEYFYPSHNSDANFLSGGTERDSLAIHWFTITDRASLLAQLSDGAGGMLVVLVRSDSDRPDVPLVEGSGGDSDTLTLQDLLELVGSRAGGSWGVYLQVQTQELLEASLRLLDAAYSREQLYRPVWISMEFSHGSYNTQEFVSTVERLFPHVTLVLTEQNWPPQTPTTARGSSQRVALRLKAALLPSGGEELRLLMPMMDRYDLVLEEEGGKWMERRGKEVLKALLTQRTGRTDTRLYVISDQSAADTWTNHK; this comes from the exons atgatacATGGAGGGCCGGAAGAAAAGCAAAACAG GGCGAAGCAGCCTGACTGTGAAGATTCAGActcagaaaaggagagagagcagagagtctATCTGGGATGTCTGACTAGAGAACAGCTGGTAATGATGTGTGTGGCAGCCGGACTGGCCGTCCTCCTTATTGTCATCACCGTCACAGCCGTGGTGGTCACCAACAAGTCAG GTTCTTCAGGCCCCCTCCTCTCGTTTCCTACTGGTGGAGACATGCTGGACTTCCTGGTTCAGACGGGTGACATCAGCAGGGCCGACGGTCTATTGGCTACCTGGTATCACCGAGCCAACAACAAGTCTGAAATGAACAAAGCTCTAGCAA gTGATGTCATGATCCTAGAGGCTGATGTCACTGTGGAGGGTTTTGGAACGGCCAATCAGAAGCCAGTCCCTATCATGGCCCACCCCCCTGACATTTATAGTGACAACACTCTGGACCAATGGCTGGAGGCCGTGCTCGACTCTAGCAAAG gtaTGAAGTTGGACTTTAAGTCTCTGGCCTCAGTGGGTCCCTCTCTAGACCTGCTGGATAAGAAGAACCGGAGCAGAGGGATCAACAGGCCCGTGTGGCTCAACGCAGACATACTAAGAGGACCCAACATGCCGGACTTCCTGCCTCCAGTCAACGGAACCAG ATTTCTCCAGTTGATCCAGGAGAAGTTTCCGGACGTGACTTTGTCTCCTGGATGGAAG gtAGCCTATGCTCCTCCGATCTTCACTGACACCTACACCAGGTCCATGGTGGAAGAAATGTATGAGATGGTCAAAGATGTCCACCAACAG GTGACGTTTCCTACCCACGCCCTGTTGGTTCGCAGCGGCTGGCAGCACCTCAGCTGGCTGCTCAGCCAGTCGCCACG GTTCAGTCTCACTTTGTGGCAGGGTTCCATTCACCCCAGCGTGGATGACCTGCTGTTCGTCCGCGACAACAGCCACCCAGCCAGAGTCTACTACGACATATACGAACCCACACTGTCTGCCTTTAAACAGGCCGCAA GGCAACGAGGCCGTCTGAGGCGATTCTACCCAGGGGGAGACCTGATGGAGTACTTCTACCCCTCTCACAACTCAGACGCCAACTTCCTGTCTGGAGGCACAGAGCGGGACAGCCTGGCCATCCATTGGTTCACCATCACTGACCGAGCCTCCCTATTGGCTCAGCTGTCAG ACGGTGCTGGTGGCATGCTGGTGGTTCTGGTGCGTTCTGACAGCGACCGGCCCGACGTCCCTCTGGTGGAAGGTTCTGGTGGAGACTCAGACACGCTCACACTACAG GACTTACTGGAGCTGGTCGGGTCGAGGGCCGGTGGGTCCTGGGGTGTTTACCTGCAGGTGCAGACCCAGGAGCTTCTGGAAGCTTCTCTGAGGCTGCTGGACGCAGCgtacagcagagagcagctctaCAGGCCAGTCTGGATCAGCATGGAGTTTTCACATGGCAGCTACAATACACAg GAGTTTGTATCCACAGTAGAGAGGCTGTTCCCCCACGTGACCCTCGTCCTGACGGAGCAGAACTGGCCTCCCCAGACCCCAACAACAGCACGGGGCTCGTCTCAGCGGGTGGCTCTGCGTCTGAAAGCAGCGTTACTGCCGAGCGGAGGGGAGGAGCTTCGCTTGCTAATGCCGATGATGGACAGATATGACCTTgtactggaggaggagggggggaaatggatggagaggaggggaaaagaagTCTTGAAGGCACTTCTGACCCAGCGTACAGGGAGAACAGACACAAGGCTGTATGTTATATCTGACCAATCTGCAGCCGACACATGGACCAATCATAAATGA
- the tyw3 gene encoding tRNA wybutosine-synthesizing protein 3 homolog isoform X1, producing the protein MENAFSQWKKQCLNKLDLSKKGSVDVAIAHVVSLLNGCDSYFTTSSCSGRIILIDGVPESTDVQKQNCVWLFVSHQKCNSDDLMSGLARSSGDAVLKFEPFVLHVQCRRLEDAQLMHSVAVNSGFRNSGLTVSKTGKIITAVRSTHGLEVPLSRQGRLLVEQDYIHFLVQVANQKMEENLRRIQRFHQNLQSALSAEQLQKLQIPDTPNSQELQNQDPPRRLDTGKGEGEERNKTSVYKRRRKRGQQHQTDCCNSDADSSPTELEDCLDLFT; encoded by the exons ATGGAGAATGCATTCAGTCAGTGGAAGAAGCAATGCCTGAACAAGTTGGACTTGAGTAAGAAGGGCAGTGTAGATGTAGCTATTGCCCATGTTGTTTCTCTCCTCAACGGCTGTGACAGCTACTTTACCACCAGTTCGTGCTCTGGACGGATTATACTCATCGATGGG GTTCCAGAGAGCACTGATGTCCAGAAGCAGAACTGTGTTTGGTTGTTTGTCTCCCACCAGAAATGCAACTCTGATGACCTG atgTCTGGTCTGGCCCGGTCCAGTGGAGATGCTGTGTTGAAGTTCGAGCCGTTCGTCCTCCATGTTCAGTGTAGGAGGCTGGAGGATGCACAGCTAATG cactCGGTGGCCGTCAACTCAGGCTTCAGGAACTCGGGTCTCACCGTCAGCAAGACAGGAAAGATCATCACG GCGGTCCGCAGCACCCACGGCCTGGAGGTTCCTCTCAGCCGCCAAGGAAGGCTCCTGGTTGAACAGGactacatccacttcctggtccaggtagccaatcagaagatggaggagaaccTGAGACGGATACAGAG GTTCCACCAGAATCTCCAATCAGCCCTGTCTGCAGAGCAactacaaaaactacaaatcccagacACCCCCAACTCACAGGAACTACAAAACCAAGATCCCCCTCGCAGACTGGACACAGGaaagggggaaggggaggagaggaacaaaacAAGTGTGTATAAGCGGAGGCGGAAGAGAGGACAGCAGCACCAGACTGACTGCTGTAACAGTGATGCAGACAGCAGTCCAACTGAGCTGGAGGACTGTCTGGATCTGTTCACATGA
- the tyw3 gene encoding tRNA wybutosine-synthesizing protein 3 homolog isoform X2 — MENAFSQWKKQCLNKLDLSKKGSVDVAIAHVVSLLNGCDSYFTTSSCSGRIILIDGVPESTDVQKQNCVWLFVSHQKCNSDDLMSGLARSSGDAVLKFEPFVLHVQCRRLEDAQLMHSVAVNSGFRNSGLTVSKTGKIITAVRSTHGLEVPLSRQGRLLVEQDYIHFLVQVPPESPISPVCRATTKTTNPRHPQLTGTTKPRSPSQTGHRKGGRGGEEQNKCV, encoded by the exons ATGGAGAATGCATTCAGTCAGTGGAAGAAGCAATGCCTGAACAAGTTGGACTTGAGTAAGAAGGGCAGTGTAGATGTAGCTATTGCCCATGTTGTTTCTCTCCTCAACGGCTGTGACAGCTACTTTACCACCAGTTCGTGCTCTGGACGGATTATACTCATCGATGGG GTTCCAGAGAGCACTGATGTCCAGAAGCAGAACTGTGTTTGGTTGTTTGTCTCCCACCAGAAATGCAACTCTGATGACCTG atgTCTGGTCTGGCCCGGTCCAGTGGAGATGCTGTGTTGAAGTTCGAGCCGTTCGTCCTCCATGTTCAGTGTAGGAGGCTGGAGGATGCACAGCTAATG cactCGGTGGCCGTCAACTCAGGCTTCAGGAACTCGGGTCTCACCGTCAGCAAGACAGGAAAGATCATCACG GCGGTCCGCAGCACCCACGGCCTGGAGGTTCCTCTCAGCCGCCAAGGAAGGCTCCTGGTTGAACAGGactacatccacttcctggtccag GTTCCACCAGAATCTCCAATCAGCCCTGTCTGCAGAGCAactacaaaaactacaaatcccagacACCCCCAACTCACAGGAACTACAAAACCAAGATCCCCCTCGCAGACTGGACACAGGaaagggggaaggggaggagaggaacaaaacAAGTGTGTATAA
- the LOC139915855 gene encoding dual specificity protein phosphatase CDC14AB-like, whose product MLYRYCCKLNKKLKSFTISRKKLVHYTSYDQKRRANAAVLIGAYAVIYLKRSPEEAYRTLISGNNTVYLPFRDAAVGECSYNLTVFDCLQGIRKALQYGFLDFESFDVEEYEHYERVENGDMNWIVPGKILAFSGPHPRSKIENGYPLHAPEAYFPYFHQNDVTAVVRLNRKLYDGKRFQDAGFEHHDLFFLDGTTPSDLITRRFLHVCESTEGAVAVHCKAGLGRTGTLIGCYLMKHFRFTAAEAIAWIRICRPGSIIGPQQNFLEEKQHSLWVQGDVHRSKQKLIHQRLSRRQQQRHQQQQHSSASEGVEQEPVSRLLSSMDDLSINTTLYKSYSLDEYNCRDAGLTQGDKLRALKGQRPPRSASSTRFNLSKPAHSSILPPPKSSKVPLPFSSSSSTKQLVRSSSSSATHIKSPFSLSMFITKPAVIR is encoded by the exons ATGCTGTACAGGTACTGCTGCAAGCTCAACAAGAAGCTCAAG TCCTTCACTATATCCAGAAAGAAACTGGTCCACTACACCAGTTATGACCAGAAGAGGAGAGCCAACGCTGCTGTACTCATCGGTGCCTATGCT GTAATCTATTTGAAGAGGAGTCCAGAAGAGGCGTACAGGACTCTGATCTCAGGAAACAACACAGTCTACCTGCCTTTCAG ggATGCAGCGGTGGGGGAATGCTCCTACAACCTCACCGTCTTCGACTGCCTACAAGGAATACGCAAG gcATTACAGTATGGCTTCCTGGACTTTGAAAGCTTTGATGTAGAGGAATATGAACATTATGAG CGGGTAGAGAACGGGGACATGAACTGGATCGTTCCGGGGAAGATCCTGGCGTTCAGCGGTCCTCACCCTCGCAGTAAGATAGAGAACG GTTATCCTCTCCACGCTCCGGAGGCGTACTTCCCGTACTTCCACCAAAACGACGTGACGGCCGTGGTGCGTCTAAACAGGAAGCTGTACGACGGCAAGCGGTTCCAGGACGCGGGGTTTGAGCACCACGACCTCTTCTTCCTGGATGGGACCACGCCCTCTGACCTCATCACCAGGCGCTTCCTGCACGTGTGTGAGAGCACTGAAGGAGCTGTGGCCGTGCACTGTAAAG CCGGTTTAGGCCGCACGggcactctgattggctgctacCTGATGAAGCACTTCCGGTTCACTGCAGCCGAGGCCATCGCCTGGATCCGAATCTGTCGGCCCGGCTCCATTATCGGCCCCCAGCAGAACTTCCTGGAGGA gaaacAGCACAGTCTGTGGGTCCAGGGTGATGTCCACCGCTCCAAACAGAAACTCATCCATCAGAGACTGAGTCGCCGACAGCAACAACGTCATCAACAGCAACAGcacagctctgcctccgagggGGTGGAACAGGAACCTGTGTCCCGCCTGCTCTCCAGCATGGATGACCTGTCAATCAACACCACCCTCTACAAATCATACAGCTTGGATGAG tataaCTGCAGGGATGCAGGTCTAACTCAGGGAGACAAACTGAGAGCACTGAAAGGACAACGGCCACCTAGATCTGCCTCCTCCACAAG GTTTAACCTCTCCAAGCCGGCCCATAgttccatccttcctcctccaaAGTCCTCCAAagtccctctccccttctcctcttcctcctccaccaagcAGCTGGTAcgaagctcctcctcctccgccactCACATCAAGAG tccCTTCAGTCTCAGTATGTTCATCACTAAGCCTGCTGTGATTCGCTGA